GCGCGTCACGCGTGACAGCGCCGCCGGTCTCAGCCGCGAGGAACTCCTGACCCTGACCCGCCGGAGCGACGTGTACCTCGCGCTGGACCTGGGCCGCCTGCCCGGCGCGAAACGCAGCGGCGTCACCGTGTACGAGCAGACCGGCCGCGCCGGCAGCCAGCTGATCAACGCGCTGCGCGGCGGCAGCAGCGCCCCCTACAGCACCCTGGTCGTCGCCGGGGCGGGCAGCACCCGCCGCCTGGGTGAACTGCTGCGCGGGGAACTCAAGGGCGGCGGCGTGACCGCCCGCGGGCAGAGCATCAGCCGCCTGCAGAGCCTCGGGGAGGCCCCGCAGGCCGCGCTGCTGCTTGAACTCGGCTGGGCGAACAACGCGCAGGACCTCGCCACGCTGGGCAGCGCCGCGCGGCAGAAGATCCTGTCGGTCGCGGTGGCCCGCTCGGTCGCCACGTACCTGACGGCCCGCGCGAACAACAACGCGAACCTCAGCGTGCAGGGAGCCGCCCAGTGAGCGTGCCCCGCAAACTGTTCTCGCCGTTCAACGTGGTCTCGGCCGCGCTGCTCGCCGCGTCCGTGCTGGCCCTGCAGGCCGTGCAACGCACGCCCCCCACGCCCGAGCCGCCCAGACTGGACCTGACCGAACGGCAGACCCTGAAGGTCAAGGTGTACTTCACCGACCCGCAGGTGCAGACCCTGAAAGCCGAGACGCGCACCGTCCAGGTGACCCGCACGAACACCCGCTCGGTCGCGCAGGCCGCCGTGGACGTCTGGGCGCGCGGCCCCTTCGACAAGAGCTTCCTGGGCGTCGTGCCCGCCGGGACCCCCGCCCCGAAGGTGTACCTGCGCGGACAGCACTACTACGTGGACCTGCCCGACGCGTACACCAAGCTCCGCTACGGCGCCAGCGGCGAACGCATGCTGCTGTGCACCCTGACCCGCACCCTGCTGGAACAGAAGGGGCAGGACGTGACGTTCCTGGTGAGCGGGCAGAACGTCGAGGCGCTGGGCCGCATGGACCTCACGCAGCCGTTCGCGGCCGGGGACTGCGCCGACCAGTAAGGCCCCCCTATGCTTCAGAGTGTCACCCTGCAGGGCTTCAAGAGTTTCGCCGACCGCACCCGCCTGGAGTTCGGGCCCGGCGTCAGCGCCGTCATCGGCCCGAACGGCAGCGGCAAGAGCAACGTCGTCGAGGCCATCCGCTGGGCCACCCATCAGGCCCGCGCGCGGGACCTGCGCGCCGGGCGCGGCACCGAACTGATCTTCCACGGCAGCGGCGGCAAGGCGCCCCTGGGCCTCGCGGAGGTGCAGCTGGAACTCGTGACGCCCGCCGGGGAGCGCGTGAACCTCGCGCGGCGCGTGTACCGCGACGGGACCGGCGAGCAGGACCTGAACGGACGCGGCGTGCGCGTGCGGGACGTGCAGGGCGCGCTGCGCGGCACCGGACTGGGCCCCGGCGGGCTGGCCGTGATCGGGCAGGGCGAGGTCAGCGGCGTCGTGCAGGCCGAAGGGAAGACCCTGCTGGGCTACGTGCAGGAGGCCGCCGGGCTGTCCCGCGCCGTGACCGCCCGCCAGGAGACCGAGGCCCGCCTGCGCGAGGCGGACACGCACCTGGACTCGCTGCGGCTGGTGCTGAACGAACGCGAGGCCGCACTGGAGAGACTGGCGCGCGCCGCGCAGGACGCCCGCACGCACCGCGACCTGAGCGGCCGGGTGCTGACGCTGGAGGACGCCCTGCGCCGCGACCGGCAGCTGACCCTGGCGCGCGAGGTCTTCGCGGCCCGCAGCGAGGCCGCCGAACTGGAGGCCCGCAGCGCCGCCCTGGCCGCCGAGGTGCAGGCCGCCGCGACCGCCGTGGACGCCGCCCGTGACGCCGCGCAGGAGGCCCGAGCGAGGCGCGACGCGTACGCCGGGGCGCTCGACACCCTGCGCGCCGCCCGCGACGCCGCCGCGCAGGCGCAGCGCTACCGCGCGCACCTGGACGCCGAACGGCAGACCCTGACCGCCGAGCTGGACGCGCTGCCGCGCACGCCGCCCGAGCAGCCCGCCCCGGACCTGACCGCGCTGGACGCCGCGCTGACGCAGGCCCGCGCGCAGGCGGACGCCGCCGAACGCCGCGCCCGCAGCCTGGACGCCGACCTGACCCGCGCCCGCGCCCTGGCCGCCCGCGCCGCCGAGGCCGCCGCCCGCCACGACGCCAGCCGCGAGACGATCCGCGCCGAGTTCGAACGCGCCCAGGGCAACCTGACCCAGGCGCTGGAGGCGCTGGAGGCCGCGCAGGAGAGACTGGCACACGCCCGCACCGCGCGGGAGCAGGCCGAGCAGGCGTACCTGGGTGTCCGCGGCGAGCGCGAGGCCGCCACGCAGCACGAACGGCACCTGCGCGGCGAACTGGCCCGCGTGAACGCCAGCGTCGCCCCGCTGCGGCGCGAACGCGACCGGCTGGAACAGACCCTGAACTCCTACGCCCGCTACGGCGAGGGCGCCCGCAACGCCCTGCGCCTCGACCACCCGGGCATCGTCGGCTCGGTCGCCGACCTGCTGACCGTCCCCGCCGAGTACGAGGTCGCGCTGGGCGCCGCCCTGGGCCGCCGCCTGGAACAGGTCGTCGTGAACCGCGCGGACGACGCCCGCGAGATCATCGACGAACTCAAGCGCGTGGGCGGCCGCGCGACGTTCCTGCCGCTGGACATCATCCGCGCCCGGCCCCGCCGCGACGGCGCGCTGCTGCGCGAGGACGGCGTGATCGGCAACCTCGCCGACCTGTGCCCCAGCGACCCGCCCCTGGTCGCCGAGAGCATCCTGGCCGACACCCTGGTCGTCCGCGACCTGCGCGCCGCGAACCGTATCGCCCGCGCGCACGCCAGCCGACCCCGCCTCGTCACGCTGGACGGCGAACTCGTCGAACCGGGCGGGGCGATCACCGGGGGCCGCGCCCGCGACACCGGCAGCGGCGTGCTGGGCGACCAGCGCCGCTTCCAGGAACTCGACGCGGAACTCGAGGACGCCGACCGCCAGAGCAGCCGCCTGACCAGTGAACTGAAGAAGGTCGAGGCGACCCTGGCAGGCAGCGCCGAACGACACGACACCCTGCTCGCCGCCCGCGAACGCGCCGCGCAGGAAGAAACGGGCGCGGAGCGCCGCGTCACCGAACTGGCCGCGCAGACCCGCAGCCTCCAGGCGAACCACGACCGCCTCGCGGCCCGCCTGGGACCCGACGAGACGGAACCCGAACCCCTGGCCCCCGGCGAGACCCTGCCGGACGTGGACGCCCTGACCGCCAGCCTCCAGACCGCCCGCAGTGACGCCGAGACGCACCGCGCGCAGGAACGCCACGCCGCCGAGAACCTCGCCCTGGCGCAGCAGGCGGACGCCGCGTGGCGCGCCTACCGCACCGGCCGCGCCCGCGCCGGGGATCTGCGCGCCCGCCTGGACACCAACGCCACCTCGCTGACCGCGCAGGACGCCGCGCTGGACGCCGCCCGCGCCGAGGTCACCCGCCGCGAGGCCGCGCTGGGCACCCTCGACGAGAACGAGTACGCCCGCGCCGAATACGCCCGCGAGAAAGCCAGTCAGGACTACGCCACCCTGATCGGCACGCAGAACAAGGCCCGCGCCCGCCTGGACGACCTGCGCCTCCTGATCGCCCGGCGCGAGGGCAGCCTCGAACCCATCCCCGACGGCTGCCTCCCGCCCGGCACGCCCCGCGAGTGGACGGCCGAACTGACCCGCACCCGCGCCGCACTGGACGCCCTGGGGCCCGTCAACGCCCGCGCCGAGGCCGACCACGCCGCCGAGACCGAACTGCTCGGCGCCCAGCGGGCCGAACTGCACGACGCGGACGCCGCCGCGCAGGAACTCCGCGCGCACCTGCAGGAACTCCAGACCGCCGAGGAACACGCCACCCGCGCCGCCTTCGACCGCGTGAACACCGCCTTCCGCGAGTACAGCACCGAACTCCTCGGCGGGCAGGGCGACCTGGAACCCGAAACGGACGACGCGGGCATCCTGCGCGGCCTGCGCCTCGCCGTGCAACCCCGCGGCAAACGCACCCGCTCCATGACCCTGCTCTCCGCCGGGGAACGCACCATGGCCGGCCTGGGCTTCCTGTTCGCCCTGAACCACGCGGGTGGGGAAGGCAGCGCCGGGGGCCTCCCCCTGGCCGTGCTGGACGAGGTGGACGCCCCGCTGGACGAGGCGAACATCCGCCGCTTCACCGCCTTCCTGAAGCGCTTCAGCGAACGCGGCGCGCAGTTCCTGCTCGTCACGCACCAGAAAGCCACCATGGAAGTCGCGCACGCCCTGTGGGGCGTCACCACCGACCAGACCGGCGCCAGCCGCGTCCTCAGCATCCGCCAGCACGACGACACCCGCGCCGGATAACCCCACCGTCCGACCGTCCAGGGGCCGCTGTTCACGACACAGCCGGCCCCCGCTCCGTGTTTCTGTTCCCGGCCCGATCATGCCCCGCCTGAATCTGATCACGAGCTGATCACGGCCTCCCCGGCATGCTGACGTCAGACGCCACGGGGACAGCCGCACCCGGACTCCCGGACGCGTCCAGACCGTTCTCCCCACCGTTCCCTCCACACCACCCAGAGGTTCCCACCTGCCGACACGCTGACTCGAGTTCCGCGTGCTGCCGTCCCGCACGCCCCGTCCACCCCGCGCCCCTCCGTCTTCCCGCCTCGTCCCGGAGTGAACCCATGAAACACCACCTGCCCGTCCTGACCCTGCCCATCCTGACCCTGACCGTCCTGCTCGCCGCCTGCGGCGCCCCCACCACCCCCGCCCCGGAGCAGGCCAGACCCGACCTGACCAGACCCGACCTGACCGGCCCCGGGCTGACCCGCCCCGCCGACCTGCCCCCCGCACGCGGCGCCGTCCGCAACGTCAGCGCCCTGACCGTCAACGACACCTGGCGCGGCACCACCTGGCGCACCCTCAAACAGGGCGAGGGGGTCACCCTGGTCGGCGCCGACGACGCCACCAACGCCGAGAAGGGCGACACGGCCGCCACCGCCGACCTGCCCCTGCTGTGCCTGAACGTGGACGGCCGCCCCGCCCCCAGGGGCGTGGACAGCTGGGTGGGCGGCGAGGTACGACTCAGCCCCGCCGTGAACGGCACCAGCCTGACCTCCCGCAAGGTCGCCGACCTGCTGTGCGCCACCGAGTTCGGCAGCGGCTGGCGCGTGGCGGGCACCCGCGACGGCACCGGCTGGCAGCTGCTCGCCGCCGGGCAGACCGACCCGGACACCCGCTTCTGGGTGGCCGCCGAGGACGCCCCCGCCAACCCCTGGAACAGCGACGGGGAACGCCCGGACGCCGTGATTCCCGACACCACCCGCGTGCTGGGCGCCCAGGACCGCGCCGGACTGCTCAAGGCCAGCGAGGACGGGCGCGTCCTGGTGTTCCGCAGCGACGCCCCCATCCTGCGGACCCTGAAAGAGGGCGCGGCCCTCGTCAGCCGCCCCGCCGACGCCGCGCCCGCCGGACTGCTGGGCCGCGTGAAGGCCCTGGAACGCGGCGCGGATACCACCACCGTGTACACCAGCGAGGTCTCACTGGAAGAGATCATCCAGGACGGCGCGCTGGACGCCGCCGTGAAACTCGACTCCAGCATGATCGACTTCGAGAAGTCCGGCAGCGCCATCCGCACGCAGGAAAAGAGCCTCAGCGCGCAGCGGACCTTCAACTTCTTCAACTTCAGCCGCAACCCCTTCTGCCTGTACGACCACGCCGCCCGCTCCCTGGGCTGCGACGACGGGCAGGCTTCCGGACTGCGCAGCCGCGTCCCCGCCACGAACTACGTCACCCTGGACGGGCAGCTCAGCGCCCGCGCCGACGCCTTCGTGAACGTGAACATCAGCTGGTTCCGCCTCCAGCACTTCGACGCCGGCGTGCAGCTCAGCGAGAGTGCGCGCGCCACCCTGTTCGCCAAGGGCTCGTACGGCTGGAACATCGACAAGGACCTCACCCAGTGGCAGGTCGTGTTCAGCCCCATCACGTTCACCATCGGTCCCGTCCCAGTCGTGATCACGCCTATCCTCGTGCCCACCGTCGGCACGAACGGCCAGATCACCGCCACCCTCCGCTACGAGGCCAGCCAGTCCTTCACCGGCCGGTACGGCGTCGAATACAACCGCGGCAGCGGCTGGCGCGGCATCAACACCAACACCTGGACGTTCAGCGCCCCGCCCGCCCCCACCGCCACCGCCAGCGCGCAGGTCAGCGCGTACCTGGGCGCCAAGGGCATCCTCGCGCTGTACAGCGCCTCCACCAGCGGCCCGCAGGTGTTCGTGCACGCCAAACCCTTCGTGGAAGGACAGGCCAGCGGCACCTTCGGCCCCGGCCAGACCAGCTACAGCCTGTGCGCCTACGCCGGAGTGCGCGTGGACGCCGGGGCGGCCTTCCCGCTCGTCAGCAGCGCCCCCTGGCAGGCCCAGGTCCTGAACTGGCGCCAGCGGATCTACTCGCACAACTGCTGACCCCTGCCCGCGCGGCGGCCTGCTCCCCTGCGGGCGGGCCGCGCACCTGTGGCCTCACCGGGCCGCGCCGCCCGGTACACTCCGGGCATGACCACGCAGACGCGCGCCGCCCGAATCGGCCAGATTCTCCTGTTCGGCCTGGGCGCCGGGCTGGGCACGGGGGTGCTGTGCGTCCTGATCGGCGCGCTGCTGGCGGGCGGCCTGACCCGCGCGGGCGCCGCGACCGCGCTGGGCTGGGGCGGCCTGGGCCTGACGTTCCTGGCCGGGGCGATCATCTACTCGCAGAACGGCCAGAGTCAGATCGAGACCGGCATGCGCGCCCGCCTGGGCGAGAGCTACCGCGCGCCCGGCCTGCCCTGGGCGCAGATCCTCACCGCCCTGATCGGCGCCGGGGTACTGTTCCTCGGGCAGGTCGCGCTGCTCCGCTGATTGGCCTGCTGCATCCCCTGCCGGGTTGCGCCATTCGTGGGATGGTCCGCCGGGGCCGGGGCGTGGCATGCTGGGGTATGGACATCACGCCGACCAATTCCACGCCGCAGGAGGCGCTCAGTGCGTTTCTGACGCACTGGCAGGGCGGGCAGTACCACGCGATGGCCCTGGCGCTGCCCGCGCGGGTGTTCCCGACGCGGCGGCGCAGCGTGCGGCAGGTGCGCCGCGCGTACCCCGGCACCCTGAGCGGGTTCAGCATCCTGTCCGCGCGGGACACCGACCCGGCGGCGACGAACGTGGACGTGCAGGTCCTGTGGCGGCAGCGCGGGGGGCTGGAACTGGGCCGCGTGCGCTACCGCATGGTGTACGTGGACGACCGCGACCAGCCCATCGCGCGGCACCATCCGGGTGGGCAGTGGAAGCCGTTCGCGACGTACACCCTCCCGGTGCCCCGGCCCCTGCGGGCGTAACGGGCGTGGGGTAGAGGGGGCGGGCCTGCGCGGCTCGCCCCCCGTTTCACCCCCTCCCGGCCTCCCCCCTGCAGGGGGAGGAGAATGCGTCCTGCCGCCGTTCCCACTCCCCACTGCCTACAACCCCTTTACTGCACGCGGAAGGCGGCGGCGTCCCGTGCGGGGAGGCTGAGGTGCAGGTACCCGCCGCTGACGCTGACCTTGGCGTCCTGCCCGGCGTACAGGGAGGGGGTGGCGGCCAGCGCGGGCCAGTTCACGCCCAGGCCACTTAGTTTCAGGGAGTACGTGCGGCGGGTGTTGGCGCTGTGCCACGCGGCGAGGACGGTCTGGCCGTTCAGTTCGCGGGTGAACAGCAGCAGCTGTCCGCTGACGCGGTCGGGGGTGGGCAGCAGGGTCTGCGAGCCGTTGCTGAGGGCGGGGCTGGCCTTGCGCGCGGCGATGGCGGCTTTCGTGGCGTCGAACACGGCGCGCTCGGCGGGCGTCCACTGATCCTCGAATCGCATGTCGCGGCGGTTGTCGGGGTCCGCGGCGCCGCGCATGGCGATCTCGGTGCCCTGCCAGATGACGGGCACGCCGCGCAGGGTCATCAGGGCGCGCAGGCCGTAGCGGGTGCGCTCCTGGCCGACGTCCTCGAACAGGCTGCCCTGCGCGAAGCGCGGCACGTCGTGGTTGTCGAGGAACAGCGCCACCTCGCCAGGTCTGGGCAGTTCACCCTGCCGGGCGAGGACGCTGCGGACGGCCTCCAGGCTGCTCTCGCCCATCACGCTGGCCTTCATGGCGTCCTGCAGGCTGAACAGGAACAGGCTGTCGAAGCCCGCCTTCTGCCAGTCGGCGACGGTGCCGGTGTCCGCGCCGAACCACTCGCCCAGCGTCCAGATGCCCGCCTGCCGGTCGGCGGCCAGCAGGTCGTTCAGGAAGGGCCGCTCGACGTGCTTGATCGCGTCGTACCGGAAGGCGCTGACGCCCTGCTCTCGCCAGAAGTTCGCGTTGCCCAGCAGCAGGTCCCGCACCTGCGGGTTGCTCTGGCGCAGGTCCGGCAGGCCCGATAGGGGGCAGTCCACGTCCTTGTTCTGGGTGGCGTCGCAGGTGGCCTGCGTGTTGAACCAGTCCCGGCGGACGCGCACGGCGGCGGCCTCGTACCCGTAGTGGTTGATGACCTGATCGAGCACGACGCGCATCCCGGCGCCCTGCGCGGCCTTCACGAACGTCCCGAAGTCCGCCAGCGTCCCGAAGTGCGGGTCCACGTTCCGGAAGTCGGCGGGCCAGTACCCGTGGTACCCGGCGGTGCCGAACGAGTTCACGGTCTGCTGCTGGTACACCGGCGTGAGCCACACCGACGTCGCCCCCAGCTTCTGGATGTACGCGAGTTTCTGCGTCAGGCCCGGCAGGTCCCCCCCGTGCCACGCGCGCGGGTCGTCGCGGTTCACGCCCTGGTTGTTCGCGGGGTTCCCATCGAAGAAGCGGTCCGGCATGACCTGATAGATCACCTGCCCCTCGAAGTGGGGGATGGG
This region of Deinococcus sp. JMULE3 genomic DNA includes:
- a CDS encoding GerMN domain-containing protein, producing MPRKLFSPFNVVSAALLAASVLALQAVQRTPPTPEPPRLDLTERQTLKVKVYFTDPQVQTLKAETRTVQVTRTNTRSVAQAAVDVWARGPFDKSFLGVVPAGTPAPKVYLRGQHYYVDLPDAYTKLRYGASGERMLLCTLTRTLLEQKGQDVTFLVSGQNVEALGRMDLTQPFAAGDCADQ
- a CDS encoding alpha-amylase family glycosyl hydrolase — translated: MRHLALLGALLTSLAGGSGAQTALPIPHFEGQVIYQVMPDRFFDGNPANNQGVNRDDPRAWHGGDLPGLTQKLAYIQKLGATSVWLTPVYQQQTVNSFGTAGYHGYWPADFRNVDPHFGTLADFGTFVKAAQGAGMRVVLDQVINHYGYEAAAVRVRRDWFNTQATCDATQNKDVDCPLSGLPDLRQSNPQVRDLLLGNANFWREQGVSAFRYDAIKHVERPFLNDLLAADRQAGIWTLGEWFGADTGTVADWQKAGFDSLFLFSLQDAMKASVMGESSLEAVRSVLARQGELPRPGEVALFLDNHDVPRFAQGSLFEDVGQERTRYGLRALMTLRGVPVIWQGTEIAMRGAADPDNRRDMRFEDQWTPAERAVFDATKAAIAARKASPALSNGSQTLLPTPDRVSGQLLLFTRELNGQTVLAAWHSANTRRTYSLKLSGLGVNWPALAATPSLYAGQDAKVSVSGGYLHLSLPARDAAAFRVQ
- a CDS encoding chromosome segregation SMC family protein, coding for MLQSVTLQGFKSFADRTRLEFGPGVSAVIGPNGSGKSNVVEAIRWATHQARARDLRAGRGTELIFHGSGGKAPLGLAEVQLELVTPAGERVNLARRVYRDGTGEQDLNGRGVRVRDVQGALRGTGLGPGGLAVIGQGEVSGVVQAEGKTLLGYVQEAAGLSRAVTARQETEARLREADTHLDSLRLVLNEREAALERLARAAQDARTHRDLSGRVLTLEDALRRDRQLTLAREVFAARSEAAELEARSAALAAEVQAAATAVDAARDAAQEARARRDAYAGALDTLRAARDAAAQAQRYRAHLDAERQTLTAELDALPRTPPEQPAPDLTALDAALTQARAQADAAERRARSLDADLTRARALAARAAEAAARHDASRETIRAEFERAQGNLTQALEALEAAQERLAHARTAREQAEQAYLGVRGEREAATQHERHLRGELARVNASVAPLRRERDRLEQTLNSYARYGEGARNALRLDHPGIVGSVADLLTVPAEYEVALGAALGRRLEQVVVNRADDAREIIDELKRVGGRATFLPLDIIRARPRRDGALLREDGVIGNLADLCPSDPPLVAESILADTLVVRDLRAANRIARAHASRPRLVTLDGELVEPGGAITGGRARDTGSGVLGDQRRFQELDAELEDADRQSSRLTSELKKVEATLAGSAERHDTLLAARERAAQEETGAERRVTELAAQTRSLQANHDRLAARLGPDETEPEPLAPGETLPDVDALTASLQTARSDAETHRAQERHAAENLALAQQADAAWRAYRTGRARAGDLRARLDTNATSLTAQDAALDAARAEVTRREAALGTLDENEYARAEYAREKASQDYATLIGTQNKARARLDDLRLLIARREGSLEPIPDGCLPPGTPREWTAELTRTRAALDALGPVNARAEADHAAETELLGAQRAELHDADAAAQELRAHLQELQTAEEHATRAAFDRVNTAFREYSTELLGGQGDLEPETDDAGILRGLRLAVQPRGKRTRSMTLLSAGERTMAGLGFLFALNHAGGEGSAGGLPLAVLDEVDAPLDEANIRRFTAFLKRFSERGAQFLLVTHQKATMEVAHALWGVTTDQTGASRVLSIRQHDDTRAG